A window of the Streptomyces sp. NBC_00250 genome harbors these coding sequences:
- a CDS encoding NADH-quinone oxidoreductase subunit A, which produces MREPTVVAADAADAADYFQTYSVVGLLAVVGVLFVAVAFGAGRLLRPVVPTPEKLLTYECGVDPVGEGWAHTQVRYYVYAFLYVIFAVDSIFLFPWATVFAAPGYGATTLVEMFVFLGFLAVGLLYAYKKKVLAWT; this is translated from the coding sequence GTGCGCGAACCGACCGTTGTCGCGGCCGACGCAGCGGACGCGGCGGACTACTTCCAGACGTACTCCGTCGTCGGACTGCTCGCCGTCGTCGGCGTGCTGTTCGTCGCCGTGGCGTTCGGCGCGGGCCGACTGCTGAGGCCCGTCGTGCCGACGCCCGAGAAGCTCCTCACGTACGAGTGCGGTGTCGACCCCGTGGGGGAGGGCTGGGCCCACACCCAGGTCCGCTACTACGTGTACGCCTTCCTCTACGTCATCTTCGCCGTCGACTCGATCTTCCTCTTCCCCTGGGCGACGGTCTTCGCCGCGCCCGGCTACGGCGCCACGACCCTGGTCGAGATGTTCGTCTTCCTCGGCTTCCTGGCCGTGGGGCTGCTCTACGCGTACAAGAAGAAGGTCCTGGCATGGACGTAA
- a CDS encoding 2-oxoacid:acceptor oxidoreductase subunit alpha, whose protein sequence is MTSQVSSEAGEALLGEQRSAPAKPHTDKEVRRLDRVIIRFAGDSGDGMQLTGDRFTSETASFGNDLSTLPNFPAEIRAPAGTLPGVSSFQLHFADHDILTPGDAPNVLVAMNPAALKANIGDVPRGGEIIVNTDEFAKRAMAKVGYAASPLEDGSLDAYRVHPVPLTTLTVEALKDFGLSRKEAERSKNMFALGLLSWMYHRPTEGTETFLRQKFAKKPQIAEANIVAFRAGWNFGETTEDFAVSYEIAPATRAFPTGTYRNISGNLALSYGLVAASRQADLPLYLGSYPITPASDILHELSKHKNFGVRTFQAEDEIAGIGAALGAAFGGSLAVTTTSGPGVALKSETIGLAVSLELPLLIVDIQRGGPSTGLPTKTEQADLLQAMYGRNGEAPVPVVAPKTPADCFDAAIEAARIALTYRTPVFLLSDGYLANGSEPWRIPDVDELPDLRTQFATGPNHELADGTEVFWPYKRDPETLARPWAVPGTPGLEHRIGGIEKQDGTGNISYDPANHEFMVRTRQAKIDGIDVPDIEVDDPDGARTLVLGWGSTYGPITAAVRRIRREDGHIAQAHLRHLNPFPRNLGEVLKRYEKVVVPEMNLGQLSMLVRAKYLVDARSHTQVNGMPFKAEQLAAVLKEAIDA, encoded by the coding sequence GTGACCAGCCAGGTCAGTAGCGAGGCCGGTGAGGCCCTGCTCGGGGAGCAGCGCAGCGCCCCGGCGAAGCCCCACACCGACAAGGAAGTGCGCCGTCTCGATCGGGTGATCATCCGCTTCGCGGGTGACTCCGGTGACGGTATGCAGCTGACAGGTGACCGGTTCACCTCGGAGACGGCGTCCTTCGGGAACGACCTCTCCACGCTGCCGAACTTCCCGGCCGAGATCCGGGCACCCGCCGGAACCCTGCCGGGCGTCTCGTCCTTCCAGCTGCACTTCGCCGACCACGACATCCTGACCCCGGGCGACGCACCGAACGTGCTGGTCGCGATGAACCCCGCCGCCCTCAAGGCCAACATCGGGGACGTGCCGCGCGGTGGCGAGATCATCGTCAACACCGACGAGTTCGCCAAGCGCGCCATGGCCAAGGTCGGCTACGCGGCCTCGCCCCTCGAAGACGGCTCGCTGGACGCCTACCGGGTCCACCCGGTGCCGCTGACCACGCTGACCGTCGAGGCCCTCAAGGACTTCGGCCTCTCCCGGAAGGAGGCCGAGCGCTCCAAGAACATGTTCGCGCTCGGGCTGCTCTCCTGGATGTACCACCGGCCGACCGAGGGCACCGAGACCTTCCTGCGGCAGAAGTTCGCGAAGAAGCCGCAGATCGCCGAGGCCAACATCGTCGCCTTCCGGGCCGGCTGGAACTTCGGCGAGACCACCGAGGACTTCGCCGTCTCCTACGAGATCGCCCCCGCGACCCGGGCCTTCCCCACCGGCACCTACCGGAACATCTCGGGGAACCTGGCCCTCTCGTACGGCCTCGTCGCCGCCTCCCGCCAGGCCGACCTGCCGCTCTACCTCGGCTCGTACCCGATCACCCCGGCCTCGGACATCCTCCACGAGCTGAGCAAGCACAAGAACTTCGGTGTGCGGACCTTCCAGGCCGAGGACGAGATCGCCGGCATCGGCGCCGCGCTCGGCGCGGCCTTCGGCGGCTCGCTCGCCGTCACGACGACCAGCGGCCCGGGTGTGGCGCTCAAGTCGGAGACGATCGGTCTCGCGGTCTCCCTGGAGCTGCCGCTCCTGATCGTCGACATCCAGCGCGGCGGCCCGTCCACCGGTCTGCCCACCAAGACCGAGCAGGCCGACCTCCTCCAGGCCATGTACGGCCGCAACGGCGAGGCGCCGGTCCCGGTCGTCGCCCCGAAGACGCCCGCCGACTGCTTCGACGCGGCGATCGAGGCGGCCCGGATCGCCCTCACGTACCGGACGCCCGTCTTCCTGCTCTCCGACGGCTACCTCGCCAACGGCTCCGAGCCCTGGCGCATCCCGGACGTCGACGAGCTCCCCGACCTGCGGACGCAGTTCGCCACCGGCCCGAACCACGAACTGGCCGACGGCACCGAGGTCTTCTGGCCGTACAAGCGCGACCCGGAGACCCTCGCCCGCCCGTGGGCCGTCCCCGGCACCCCCGGTCTCGAACACCGCATCGGCGGCATCGAGAAGCAGGACGGCACCGGCAACATCTCGTACGACCCCGCCAACCACGAGTTCATGGTCCGCACCCGGCAGGCCAAGATCGACGGCATCGACGTCCCCGACATCGAGGTCGACGACCCGGACGGCGCCCGCACCCTGGTTCTCGGCTGGGGCTCCACCTACGGGCCGATCACCGCCGCCGTCCGCCGCATCCGCCGCGAGGACGGCCACATCGCCCAGGCCCATCTGCGCCACCTCAACCCCTTCCCGAGGAACCTCGGCGAGGTCCTGAAGCGGTACGAGAAGGTCGTCGTCCCGGAGATGAACCTCGGCCAGCTCTCCATGCTCGTCCGGGCGAAGTACCTCGTCGACGCCCGCAGCCACACGCAGGTCAACGGGATGCCGTTCAAGGCCGAGCAGCTCGCCGCCGTTCTCAAGGAGGCCATCGATGCCTGA
- a CDS encoding 2-oxoacid:ferredoxin oxidoreductase subunit beta has protein sequence MPEPLLHLVPKAEAQQTMKDFKSDQEVRWCPGCGDYAVLAAVQGFMPELGLAKENIVFVSGIGCSSRFPYYMNTYGMHSIHGRAPAIATGLATSRRDLSVWVVTGDGDALSIGGNHLIHALRRNVNLKILLFNNRIYGLTKGQYSPTSEVGKITKSTPMGSLDAPFNPVSLALGAEASFVARTVDSDRKHLTEVLRQAADHNGTALVEIYQNCNIFNDGAFEVLKDKDQAKEAVIRLEHGQPIRFGAENEKGVVHDPATGDLQVVTVTPENESRILIHDAHAATPTTAFALSRLADPDTLHQTPIGVFRSVDRPVYDTLMAEQLETAVEQHGKGDLGQLLAGNDTWTVVG, from the coding sequence ATGCCTGAGCCCCTCCTCCACCTGGTGCCCAAGGCCGAGGCCCAGCAGACGATGAAGGACTTCAAGTCCGACCAGGAGGTCCGGTGGTGCCCCGGCTGCGGTGATTACGCGGTCCTGGCCGCCGTCCAGGGCTTCATGCCCGAGCTCGGTCTGGCGAAGGAGAACATCGTCTTCGTCTCGGGCATCGGCTGCTCCTCCCGCTTCCCGTACTACATGAACACCTACGGGATGCACTCCATCCACGGCCGCGCCCCGGCCATCGCCACCGGCCTCGCCACCTCCCGCCGCGACCTGTCCGTCTGGGTCGTCACGGGCGACGGCGACGCGCTCTCCATCGGCGGCAACCACCTCATCCACGCGCTCCGGCGCAACGTCAACCTCAAGATCCTGCTCTTCAACAACCGGATCTACGGGCTGACCAAGGGCCAGTACTCGCCCACATCCGAGGTCGGCAAGATCACCAAGTCGACGCCGATGGGCTCGCTCGACGCACCCTTCAACCCGGTGTCCCTCGCACTCGGCGCGGAGGCCTCCTTCGTGGCCCGTACGGTCGACTCCGACCGCAAGCACCTCACCGAGGTGCTGCGCCAGGCCGCCGACCACAACGGCACGGCGCTCGTCGAGATCTACCAGAACTGCAACATCTTCAACGACGGCGCCTTCGAGGTCCTCAAGGACAAGGACCAGGCCAAGGAAGCGGTCATCCGCCTCGAACACGGGCAGCCGATCCGCTTCGGCGCCGAGAACGAGAAGGGCGTCGTCCACGACCCGGCCACCGGCGACCTCCAGGTCGTCACCGTGACCCCGGAGAACGAGTCGCGGATCCTGATCCACGACGCCCACGCCGCCACCCCGACGACGGCGTTCGCGCTGTCGCGCCTGGCCGACCCGGACACCCTCCACCAGACCCCCATCGGGGTGTTCCGGTCGGTGGACCGGCCCGTCTACGACACGCTGATGGCGGAGCAGCTGGAGACGGCGGTGGAGCAGCACGGCAAGGGCGACCTGGGCCAGCTCCTCGCGGGCAACGACACCTGGACGGTCGTCGGCTGA
- a CDS encoding NADH-quinone oxidoreductase subunit B, whose product MDVTPLPAPTLGPLARLAPEPMKVVLNWGRRYSLWVFNFGLACCAIEFIAASMARHDFIRLGVIPFAPGPRQADLMIVSGTVTDKMAPAVKRLYEQMPEPKYVISFGACSNCGGPYWDSYSVTKGVDQIIPVDVYVPGCPPRPEALLQGILKLQEKIARESLAERYATTASVSQLTSPLVTPPGGKA is encoded by the coding sequence ATGGACGTAACACCCCTGCCCGCTCCCACGTTGGGGCCGCTCGCCCGCCTGGCCCCCGAGCCGATGAAGGTGGTCCTGAACTGGGGCCGCCGCTACAGCCTGTGGGTCTTCAACTTCGGGCTCGCGTGCTGCGCGATCGAGTTCATCGCCGCGTCGATGGCCCGGCACGACTTCATCCGGCTCGGCGTCATCCCCTTCGCGCCCGGCCCGCGCCAGGCCGACCTGATGATCGTCTCGGGCACCGTGACGGACAAGATGGCACCCGCGGTGAAGCGGCTGTACGAGCAGATGCCGGAGCCGAAGTACGTCATCTCGTTCGGCGCCTGCTCCAACTGCGGCGGCCCCTACTGGGACTCGTACTCGGTCACCAAGGGCGTCGACCAGATCATCCCGGTCGACGTCTACGTGCCCGGCTGCCCGCCGCGCCCCGAGGCGCTCCTCCAGGGCATCCTCAAGCTCCAGGAGAAGATCGCGCGGGAGAGCCTGGCGGAGCGGTACGCGACCACCGCATCGGTCTCCCAGCTGACGAGCCCCCTGGTGACACCGCCCGGAGGCAAGGCATGA
- a CDS encoding sensor histidine kinase translates to MASHRLPAAIRAPFEARTWRAFLYVLIGLPLSVVWFALSISFFSAGAGLLITFLGVPILAGVLAMCRGFGVVERARARALLDVDVRAPEPVRGRTGGAFSWMGAMLKSGTSWRHLLYAVVHMPWAVFSFSVTVAFFGWGWSLFTYPLWQWVFPMYAGQDGLQLYGDGSHNLYLDSPFEIAVTSLVGLLFVMAGPWLLRGFVAVDRLLVSGLLGPSRLASRVTELESDRGVVVDTAAADLRRIERDLHDGAQARLAALAMDLGLAKEKLAEDPRAAAVLVDEAHGEVKLALQELRDLARGIHPAVLTDRGLDAALSAVASRCAVPVSVDVDLPARPVAAIEGIAYFTVSELLQNVSKHARARRAWVDVWRTGEKLMVQVRDDGSGGAEAVAGRGLSSLSERVGAVDGVLAVDSPAGGPTTVTVELPWRA, encoded by the coding sequence ATGGCCTCCCACCGACTCCCCGCCGCGATCCGCGCGCCGTTCGAGGCACGCACCTGGCGGGCTTTCCTCTACGTGCTGATCGGGCTGCCGCTGAGCGTCGTCTGGTTCGCGCTCTCGATCTCCTTCTTCTCGGCCGGCGCCGGGCTGCTCATCACCTTCCTCGGCGTGCCGATCCTCGCCGGGGTCCTCGCGATGTGCCGGGGGTTCGGCGTGGTCGAGCGGGCCCGGGCGCGGGCGCTGCTCGACGTCGACGTGCGGGCGCCCGAGCCGGTGCGGGGCCGGACCGGCGGGGCCTTCTCCTGGATGGGCGCCATGCTGAAGAGCGGGACGTCCTGGCGGCACCTGCTGTACGCGGTCGTGCACATGCCGTGGGCGGTGTTCTCGTTCTCGGTGACGGTGGCGTTCTTCGGCTGGGGCTGGAGCCTCTTCACCTATCCGCTGTGGCAGTGGGTCTTCCCGATGTACGCGGGGCAGGACGGCCTCCAGCTCTACGGCGACGGGTCCCACAACCTCTACCTCGACTCCCCTTTCGAGATCGCCGTCACCAGCCTCGTCGGGCTGCTGTTCGTGATGGCCGGGCCCTGGCTGCTGCGCGGCTTCGTCGCCGTCGACCGGCTCCTCGTCTCCGGGCTGCTCGGCCCGTCCCGCCTCGCCTCCCGTGTCACCGAGCTGGAGTCGGACCGGGGCGTCGTGGTGGACACCGCCGCGGCGGACCTGCGGCGCATCGAGCGGGACCTGCACGACGGGGCGCAGGCCCGGCTGGCCGCGCTCGCCATGGATCTGGGGCTCGCGAAGGAGAAGCTTGCGGAGGACCCGCGGGCGGCGGCGGTGCTGGTCGACGAGGCGCACGGCGAGGTGAAGCTCGCGCTCCAGGAGCTGCGGGACCTGGCGCGGGGGATCCACCCGGCGGTCCTGACCGACCGTGGCCTGGACGCGGCGCTGTCGGCGGTGGCCTCGCGGTGCGCGGTTCCGGTGTCGGTGGACGTGGACCTGCCGGCGCGGCCGGTCGCGGCGATCGAGGGGATCGCGTACTTCACGGTCTCGGAGCTGCTGCAGAACGTGTCCAAGCACGCGCGGGCGCGGCGGGCCTGGGTGGATGTGTGGCGGACCGGGGAGAAGCTGATGGTTCAGGTGCGGGACGACGGGTCCGGCGGGGCGGAGGCCGTGGCGGGGCGGGGGCTGTCCTCGCTCTCCGAGCGGGTGGGTGCGGTGGACGGGGTGCTCGCGGTGGACTCGCCCGCGGGTGGGCCGACGACGGTGACCGTCGAGCTGCCCTGGCGTGCCTAG
- a CDS encoding bifunctional serine/threonine-protein kinase/ABC transporter substrate-binding protein, protein MQPLKKADPSSIAGYRLLGRLGAGGMGVVYLARSAGGALAALKLIRAEHAADPGFRERFRREARAAERITGRWVVRVLGADPEAREPWLATEYVPGPSLAEAVALHGALPEPTVRALGARLADALADMHTAGLVHRDVKPGNVLLALDGPRLIDFGIARTAGATALTATDAMIGTPGFLAPEQARALGAGEVGPASDVFSLGCVLAYALTGRRPFGTGGVASVVYRTVHEEPDLDGLPGPLLPLVEACLAKDAADRPSTAEVRDALGPHEGPAAGDWLPTGLPALIAQRSSRVLDLPVADPTVLNPGEKQGTSRRRLLVLGAAGAVAGTGGLTAWLLGRDPGTGTGGGTGGGTGAPKAAYTLGVLTDLSGPGKADGRAQERGLRLAAETFNARADRPFDLILKVTDDGGAPERAAAGARTLLQDPALVAVLGLTTTETAVRAADALVDSRVPVLSVVPSVADGVIRGQTPTRTYFEVRPYPDVMSAPFGRYLTEHGLGRTAVIEDRAAGTYSWLAARNLKDSPPAGGTVTVHRVAADSEDFGPAVRAALATSPTGVMYLGKSPRRAALCAKALLRQGYEGPRGSVEPALQPEFLAVAGPAAEGWYFGAGYTDPDTVPAAKEFAAAYRRRWRLAVTDPVDRFAVESYDALYWTVQALRTAVKRNAKYPGAAMSYAFMKEHKVYRGVARSYYSRASENSTTVLQGLTLWQITSGKPRCLGPYTEAAKRD, encoded by the coding sequence GTGCAGCCACTCAAGAAGGCCGATCCCTCCTCGATCGCCGGCTACCGGCTGCTCGGGCGGCTCGGCGCCGGCGGCATGGGCGTGGTCTACCTCGCCCGTTCCGCCGGCGGGGCGCTCGCCGCGCTCAAGCTCATCCGCGCCGAGCACGCCGCCGACCCCGGCTTCCGGGAGCGGTTCCGCCGCGAGGCGCGGGCCGCCGAGCGGATCACCGGCCGCTGGGTCGTCCGCGTCCTCGGCGCCGATCCGGAGGCCCGGGAGCCGTGGCTCGCGACCGAGTACGTGCCCGGGCCCTCGCTCGCCGAGGCCGTCGCCCTGCACGGCGCCCTGCCCGAGCCGACCGTGCGGGCGCTCGGCGCGCGACTCGCCGACGCCCTCGCCGACATGCACACGGCCGGGCTCGTCCACCGGGACGTCAAGCCCGGGAACGTGCTGCTCGCCCTCGACGGGCCCCGGCTGATCGACTTCGGCATCGCCAGGACCGCCGGGGCGACCGCGCTCACGGCCACCGACGCCATGATCGGCACCCCCGGCTTCCTCGCCCCCGAGCAGGCCCGCGCCCTGGGTGCCGGCGAGGTCGGACCGGCCAGCGACGTCTTCTCGCTCGGCTGCGTCCTCGCGTACGCGCTGACCGGACGCCGCCCCTTCGGTACGGGCGGGGTCGCCTCGGTCGTCTACCGCACCGTCCACGAGGAGCCCGACCTCGACGGCCTGCCCGGGCCGCTGCTGCCCCTGGTCGAGGCCTGTCTCGCCAAGGACGCCGCCGACCGGCCGAGCACCGCCGAGGTACGGGACGCCCTCGGCCCGCACGAGGGCCCTGCGGCGGGCGACTGGCTGCCGACCGGTCTGCCCGCCCTGATCGCCCAGCGCTCGTCGCGGGTCCTGGACCTGCCGGTCGCCGATCCGACCGTCCTCAACCCCGGCGAGAAGCAGGGGACTTCGCGGCGCCGCTTGCTCGTGCTCGGAGCGGCCGGGGCCGTCGCGGGCACGGGCGGCCTCACCGCCTGGCTGCTCGGCCGCGACCCGGGCACCGGAACGGGCGGCGGCACCGGCGGCGGTACGGGGGCGCCGAAGGCGGCGTACACGCTCGGTGTCCTCACCGACCTCAGCGGCCCCGGCAAGGCGGACGGGCGCGCCCAGGAACGAGGACTGCGCCTCGCCGCGGAGACCTTCAACGCCCGCGCGGACCGGCCCTTCGACCTGATCCTCAAGGTGACGGACGACGGGGGAGCCCCCGAGCGGGCCGCCGCCGGGGCCCGCACCCTCCTCCAGGACCCGGCCCTGGTCGCCGTCCTCGGCCTGACGACCACCGAGACGGCCGTCCGGGCGGCGGACGCGCTCGTCGATTCCAGGGTGCCGGTGCTGAGCGTGGTGCCGTCGGTCGCGGACGGGGTGATCCGGGGCCAGACGCCGACCCGCACCTACTTCGAAGTGCGGCCCTACCCCGACGTGATGTCGGCGCCCTTCGGCCGCTACCTCACCGAGCACGGTCTGGGCCGCACCGCCGTCATCGAGGACCGGGCGGCCGGCACCTACAGCTGGCTCGCCGCCCGGAACCTGAAGGACTCGCCTCCCGCCGGCGGCACGGTCACCGTGCACCGGGTCGCGGCGGACAGCGAGGATTTCGGCCCGGCGGTCCGGGCCGCGCTCGCCACCTCCCCGACGGGCGTGATGTACCTGGGGAAGTCGCCGCGCCGGGCCGCCCTGTGCGCCAAGGCGCTGCTGCGGCAGGGATACGAGGGCCCGCGCGGAAGCGTCGAGCCCGCGCTCCAGCCGGAGTTCCTCGCCGTGGCGGGTCCGGCGGCCGAGGGCTGGTATTTCGGGGCGGGCTACACCGACCCCGACACGGTCCCGGCCGCGAAGGAGTTCGCGGCCGCGTACCGCAGGCGCTGGCGGCTCGCGGTCACGGATCCGGTCGACCGGTTCGCGGTGGAGTCGTACGACGCCCTGTACTGGACGGTGCAGGCGCTGCGTACCGCCGTCAAGAGGAACGCGAAGTACCCGGGCGCGGCGATGTCGTACGCGTTCATGAAGGAACACAAGGTGTACCGGGGGGTGGCGAGGTCCTATTACTCCAGGGCCAGCGAGAACTCGACGACCGTCCTGCAAGGACTGACCCTCTGGCAGATCACGTCCGGAAAGCCCCGCTGCCTCGGCCCGTACACCGAGGCAGCGAAGCGCGACTGA
- a CDS encoding response regulator transcription factor codes for MRVVIAEDSVLLREGLTRLLTDLGHDVVAGVGDGDALVETVAKLAAEGALPDVVVADVRMPPTHTDEGVRAAVRLRKEHPGLGVLVLSQYVEEQYATELLAGSSRGVGYLLKDRVAEVREFVDAVVRVAGGGTALDPEVVQQLLGRSRQQDVLANLTPREREVLGLMAEGRTNSAIAKALVVSDGAVEKHISNIFLKLGLSPSDGDHRRVLAVLTYLKS; via the coding sequence GTGCGCGTGGTCATCGCCGAGGATTCCGTGCTGCTGCGGGAGGGGCTGACCCGGCTGCTGACCGATCTCGGGCATGACGTCGTCGCCGGGGTCGGGGACGGAGACGCGCTCGTGGAGACGGTCGCGAAGCTCGCGGCCGAGGGCGCGCTGCCGGATGTCGTCGTCGCCGACGTGCGGATGCCGCCGACGCACACGGACGAGGGCGTCCGCGCGGCCGTGCGGCTGCGCAAGGAGCACCCGGGACTCGGTGTGCTCGTCCTGTCGCAGTACGTGGAGGAGCAGTACGCCACCGAACTTCTGGCCGGTTCCAGCCGGGGTGTCGGATATCTGCTGAAGGACCGGGTCGCCGAGGTCCGGGAGTTCGTGGACGCGGTCGTGCGGGTCGCCGGCGGTGGTACGGCGCTGGATCCGGAGGTCGTGCAGCAGCTGCTGGGCCGGAGCCGTCAGCAGGACGTGCTGGCGAACCTGACTCCGCGCGAGCGGGAGGTCCTCGGTCTGATGGCGGAGGGCCGGACGAACTCGGCGATCGCGAAAGCGCTGGTCGTGAGCGACGGCGCGGTGGAGAAGCACATCAGCAACATCTTCCTGAAGCTGGGGCTCTCGCCGAGTGACGGCGATCATCGCCGGGTACTGGCGGTGTTGACGTATCTGAAATCCTGA
- a CDS encoding sensor histidine kinase, translating into MTADHDSADSSGSAGSTVAPRPPRRTAYGKETWKEIAFLLSNLFTALAGFVYSVVSVLLGVGLSVTVIGLPLLALGLGGARLIGRSERARARALLGVEIAEPSPLPKRGGFFGWLWTTLKDPVAWRTQLYGLIRLPWGIVTFTVALVSLIVLWPVLPFIARGLASADRGMVRGLLSPSDELERRIAELESDRGVVVDTAAADLRRIERDLHDGAQARLVALAMGLGLAKEKLLDDPETAAAMVDEAHGEVKLALQELRDLARGIHPAVLTDRGLSAALSSVSARCTVPVKVNVDLAERPAEAIEGIAYFTVSELLQNVSKHARARSASVEVWRAKDRLLLQVRDDGEGGARFDGGTGLAGLAERLGAVDGLLVLDSPEGGPTTVTAELPWRSRPGA; encoded by the coding sequence ATGACCGCTGATCATGATTCCGCCGACTCCTCCGGCTCGGCCGGCTCCACCGTCGCCCCGCGTCCGCCCAGGCGCACCGCCTACGGGAAGGAGACGTGGAAGGAGATCGCCTTCCTCCTCTCCAACCTGTTCACCGCGCTGGCCGGTTTCGTCTACTCGGTCGTGAGCGTGCTCCTCGGGGTCGGCCTGTCCGTCACCGTGATCGGGCTCCCGCTGCTCGCCCTCGGGCTCGGCGGCGCGCGCCTGATCGGCCGGTCGGAGCGGGCGCGGGCCCGGGCGCTGCTCGGGGTCGAGATCGCCGAGCCGTCGCCGCTGCCGAAGCGAGGCGGTTTCTTCGGGTGGCTGTGGACCACGCTGAAGGATCCGGTGGCCTGGCGGACCCAGTTGTACGGGCTGATCCGGCTGCCCTGGGGGATCGTGACGTTCACGGTGGCGCTGGTCTCGCTCATCGTGCTCTGGCCCGTGCTTCCCTTCATCGCCCGTGGCCTGGCGAGCGCCGACCGGGGCATGGTCCGGGGTCTGCTCTCACCTTCGGACGAGCTGGAGCGGCGGATCGCCGAGCTGGAGTCGGACCGGGGTGTCGTCGTCGACACCGCCGCGGCCGACCTGCGGCGCATCGAGCGCGATCTGCACGACGGGGCACAGGCCCGGCTCGTCGCCCTCGCGATGGGGCTCGGTCTGGCGAAGGAGAAGCTCCTCGACGATCCGGAGACGGCCGCGGCGATGGTCGACGAGGCGCACGGCGAGGTGAAGCTCGCGCTCCAGGAGCTGCGGGACCTCGCCCGGGGCATCCACCCGGCGGTCCTCACCGACCGGGGGCTGAGCGCCGCGCTCTCGTCGGTGTCGGCGCGCTGCACGGTGCCGGTGAAGGTGAACGTGGATCTCGCGGAGCGGCCGGCGGAGGCGATCGAGGGCATCGCGTACTTCACGGTCTCGGAGCTGCTCCAGAACGTGTCCAAGCACGCGCGCGCCCGGTCGGCGTCCGTGGAGGTGTGGCGGGCGAAGGACCGGCTGCTGCTCCAGGTGCGGGACGACGGGGAGGGCGGCGCGCGCTTCGACGGCGGCACGGGGCTCGCGGGGCTCGCGGAACGGCTCGGGGCGGTGGACGGGCTCCTCGTCCTGGACTCCCCGGAGGGCGGTCCGACGACGGTGACGGCGGAACTGCCCTGGCGGTCCCGCCCGGGGGCGTGA